A single genomic interval of Aedes aegypti strain LVP_AGWG chromosome 1, AaegL5.0 Primary Assembly, whole genome shotgun sequence harbors:
- the LOC5573375 gene encoding uncharacterized protein LOC5573375 isoform X1: protein MSKPRVLVLGGCGFIGRHLVDYLVTNDLAETIRVVDKTPPQMAWLNQRHTTAFASPCVEFCSANLINAASCQNAFRTDDGSGWDYVINCAAETKPGQTDPVYQDGIVKLTLNCANETLKHRAKRFVELSTGSMSSSEKIPQAEDCPMKPWTMVGKYKAQTEQELAKVEGLKYLILRLPICYGVGDRKGLTPRLIISGIYKYLGETMKLLWTGSMKMNVVHVEDVCCAVWELMQNEQTNGEIINVCDDSEATQETISDLLADIFGIKTDYWGMVMSSMTKVDMAGAIEEVNDKHLGPWAELCQKDGVLNTPLTPYMDQELLLYKHLNLDNSKLKSYGYQLRRPRITRESLEEIVRDFIAMNHFPRSLLEA from the exons ATGTCGAAACCACGGGTGCTTGTACTAGGAG GATGCGGTTTCATTGGACGTCATTTGGTCGACTACCTAGTAACGAATGACCTTGCTGAAACCATAAGAGTGGTGGACAAGACGCCTCCCCAGATGGCATGGCTAAACCAACGGCATACCACAGCTTTCGCCAGTCCATGCGTAGAGTTCTGCAGTGCCAATTTAATCAATGCTGCCTCATGTCAGAATGCATTCCGGACGGATGACGGTTCCGGATGGGACTATGTCATCAACTGCGCAGCCGAAACCAAGCCAGGTCAAACGGATCCAGTGTATCAAGATGGTATCGTAAAGTTGACACTGAATTGTGCCAATGAGACCTTGAAACATCGTGCGAAGCGATTTGTCGAACTTAGCACGGGTAGTATGAGTTCCAGCGAGAAGATTCCACAAGCGGAAGATTGTCCAATGAAACCATGGACGATGGTGGGAAAGTATAAAGCTCAAACCGAGCAGGAACTAGCAAAAGTGGAGGGGCTGAAGTATTTGATTTTGCGATTGCCGATATGTTATGGAGTTGGAGATAGGAAAGGATTGA CACCTCGGTTGATCATATCCGGAATTTATAAATACCTTGGCGAAACAATGAAACTCTTGTGGACGGGTTCAATGAAGATGAACGTAGTCCACGTGGAGGACGTTTGCTGCGCTGTGTGGGAACTGATGCAAAATGAACAAACTAACGGCGAAATTATCAACGTTTGTGACGACAGTGAAGCAACTCAGGAAACAATCAGTGATTTGCTCGCGGATATATTTGGCATCAAGACTGACTACTGGGGAATGGTCATGTCCAGTATGACCAAAGTGGACATGGCAGGAGCGATCGAGGAAGTCAACGACAAACACCTCGGACCGTGGGCTGAGCTGTGCCAAAAGGACGGTGTATTGAATACTCCGCTAACGCCATATATGGACCAAGAGCTTTTGCTATACAAGCATTTGAATCTTGACAACAGTAAACTCAAAAGCTACGGGTATCAACTGAGGCGCCCGAGAATCACACGTGAAagtcttgaagaaattgttaggGATTTTATCGCAATGAATCACTTCCCAAGATCACTTCTCGAGGCCTAA
- the LOC5573375 gene encoding uncharacterized protein LOC5573375 isoform X2, which produces MAWLNQRHTTAFASPCVEFCSANLINAASCQNAFRTDDGSGWDYVINCAAETKPGQTDPVYQDGIVKLTLNCANETLKHRAKRFVELSTGSMSSSEKIPQAEDCPMKPWTMVGKYKAQTEQELAKVEGLKYLILRLPICYGVGDRKGLTPRLIISGIYKYLGETMKLLWTGSMKMNVVHVEDVCCAVWELMQNEQTNGEIINVCDDSEATQETISDLLADIFGIKTDYWGMVMSSMTKVDMAGAIEEVNDKHLGPWAELCQKDGVLNTPLTPYMDQELLLYKHLNLDNSKLKSYGYQLRRPRITRESLEEIVRDFIAMNHFPRSLLEA; this is translated from the exons ATGGCATGGCTAAACCAACGGCATACCACAGCTTTCGCCAGTCCATGCGTAGAGTTCTGCAGTGCCAATTTAATCAATGCTGCCTCATGTCAGAATGCATTCCGGACGGATGACGGTTCCGGATGGGACTATGTCATCAACTGCGCAGCCGAAACCAAGCCAGGTCAAACGGATCCAGTGTATCAAGATGGTATCGTAAAGTTGACACTGAATTGTGCCAATGAGACCTTGAAACATCGTGCGAAGCGATTTGTCGAACTTAGCACGGGTAGTATGAGTTCCAGCGAGAAGATTCCACAAGCGGAAGATTGTCCAATGAAACCATGGACGATGGTGGGAAAGTATAAAGCTCAAACCGAGCAGGAACTAGCAAAAGTGGAGGGGCTGAAGTATTTGATTTTGCGATTGCCGATATGTTATGGAGTTGGAGATAGGAAAGGATTGA CACCTCGGTTGATCATATCCGGAATTTATAAATACCTTGGCGAAACAATGAAACTCTTGTGGACGGGTTCAATGAAGATGAACGTAGTCCACGTGGAGGACGTTTGCTGCGCTGTGTGGGAACTGATGCAAAATGAACAAACTAACGGCGAAATTATCAACGTTTGTGACGACAGTGAAGCAACTCAGGAAACAATCAGTGATTTGCTCGCGGATATATTTGGCATCAAGACTGACTACTGGGGAATGGTCATGTCCAGTATGACCAAAGTGGACATGGCAGGAGCGATCGAGGAAGTCAACGACAAACACCTCGGACCGTGGGCTGAGCTGTGCCAAAAGGACGGTGTATTGAATACTCCGCTAACGCCATATATGGACCAAGAGCTTTTGCTATACAAGCATTTGAATCTTGACAACAGTAAACTCAAAAGCTACGGGTATCAACTGAGGCGCCCGAGAATCACACGTGAAagtcttgaagaaattgttaggGATTTTATCGCAATGAATCACTTCCCAAGATCACTTCTCGAGGCCTAA